Proteins from a genomic interval of Lycium ferocissimum isolate CSIRO_LF1 chromosome 2, AGI_CSIRO_Lferr_CH_V1, whole genome shotgun sequence:
- the LOC132046653 gene encoding uncharacterized protein LOC132046653 — protein sequence MEEDDGRREAAIASAPSLRPNFTPKKGLNPSQLSKFQELHRRRLKIKAKSKSKIKDKSKGLDKAGKYNGKDVNAKCKEIMDEKSIKAAEDPRITLSIGSMTDLSPSQEDSLAGHTLSKKRQKLHWGLDTKERWERKSNM from the exons ATGGAAGAGGACGACGGAAGGAGAGAAGCAGCGATAGCATCAGCACCATCTCTACGACCCAATTTCACGCCCAAAAAGGGTCTCAATCCTTCTCAACTTTCCAAGTTTCAA GAGTTGCACCGAAGACGcttaaaaataaaagcaaaatcaaaatcaaagatcaaggaTAAATCAAAAG GACTTGATAAGGCTGGAAAGTATAATGGTAAAGATGTCAATGCCAAATGCAAGGAGATCATGGATGAAAAATCAATTAAAGCAGCTGAAGATCCAAGAATTACGTTGTCCATAGGCAGTATGACGGACCTTTCACCCTCTCAAGAAGACAGCTTAGCAGGACACACACTGTCAAAAAAGCGACAGAAGTTGCATTGGGG GCTTGACACCAAGGAGAGATGGGAAAGGAAATCCAATATGTAG
- the LOC132046656 gene encoding delta(7)-sterol-C5(6)-desaturase, with the protein MEDYLKLFVEETSFYNRVVLGTLLPESWWGTLPHMVQGWLRNYIGGVLLYFISGFLWCFYIYHLNRNVYIPKDAIPSNNAMLLQISVAMKAMPWYCAFPSLSEYMIENGWTKCFARISDVGWHSYVIYAAVYLVIVEFGIYWMHRLLHDIKPLYKYLHATHHIYNKQNTLSPFAGLAFHPLDGILQAVPHVVALFLVPMHFTTHIALIFLEALWTANIHDCIHGKVWPVMGAGYHTIHHTTYRHNYGHYTIWMDWMFGTLRDPVEEDAKKM; encoded by the exons ATGGAGGATTACTTGAAACTGTTTGTGGAGGAAACATCGTTTTACAATAGGGTGGTATTGGGTACATTGTTGCCTGAATCATGGTGGGGAACACTACCTCACATGGTACAAGGATGGCTTCGTAACTACATTGGTGGTGTTCTACTTTACTTCATCTCTGGTTTCCTCTGGTGCTTTTACATCTATCACTTGAACCGCAATGTTTATATTCCCAAAG ATGCCATCCCTTCAAACAACGCAATGCTCTTGCAAATATCAGTTGCCATGAAAGCTATGCCATGGTACTGTGCCTTTCCATCACTTTCTGAGTACATGATTGAAAATGGATGGACAAAatgttttgcaagaataagtgaTGTTGGATGGCATTCCTACGTCATCTATGCCGCTGTTTATCTTGTAATAGTGGAGTTTGGGATCTATTGGATGCACAGGTTGTTGCATGACATAAAACCTCTGTACAAATATCTGCACGCTACGCATCATATTTACAACAAGCAAAACACACTTTCCCCGTTTGCTG GATTGGCATTCCACCCATTGGATGGAATACTGCAGGCAGTGCCACACGTTGTAGCTCTATTCCTGGTGCCAATGCATTTCACTACACACATAGCACTCATATTCCTGGAAGCCTTATGGACTGCTAATATTCATGACTGCATACATGGGAAGGTGTGGCCTGTAATGGGTGCCGGCTATCATACCATTCACCATACGACATACCGCCATAATTATGGTCATTACACAATATggatggattggatgtttgggACTCTTCGTGATCCCGTTGAAGAGGATGCCAAGAAAATGTAA